The following coding sequences lie in one Apium graveolens cultivar Ventura chromosome 3, ASM990537v1, whole genome shotgun sequence genomic window:
- the LOC141713130 gene encoding PLASMODESMATA CALLOSE-BINDING PROTEIN 2, giving the protein MARLVLVMLLLVMAGHASANWCVCKQGQSESVLQKTLDYACGAGADCNPIHQNGVCFNPNTVLAHCNYAVNSYYQRKGQAPTACDFAGAGAVVTSDPSITGCVYPSSASATTNTGTNTNTPTINSPASTTTTPLGGSPYVTTPGNGVLGGVGSGLGPSGVGINNDDSHAGLTRRQNSSIFWQFVAIMFTMLGFLWG; this is encoded by the exons ATGGCTCGTTTAGTTCTTGTGATGCTTCTCTTGGTTATGGCTGGGCATGCAA GTGCAAATTGGTGTGTGTGCAAACAGGGGCAGAGTGAGTCAGTTCTTCAAAAGACTCTGGACTATGCATGTGGAGCTGGAGCAGATTGCAACCCCATACATCAAAATGGGGTTTGTTTTAACCCAAACACTGTCTTGGCTCACTGCAATTATGCTGTCAACAGTTATTACCAACGAAAAGGCCAAGCTCCTACCGCCTGTGATTTTGCTGGTGCTGGCGCTGTTGTCACTTCTGACCCTA GCATTACTGGTTGTGTTTATCCTTCTAGTGCCAG TGCTACTACAAACACAGGGACAAACACCAACACGCCTACAATTAACTCACCAGCCAGCACTACAACAACCCCTCTCGGTGGTTCTCCCTACGTGACCACGCCTGGCAACGGTGTCTTAGGCGGTGTTGGCTCAGGGTTGGGCCCTTCAGGAGTTGGCATTAACAATGATGATAGTCACGCTGGGCTTACACGTCGACAGAATTCAAGCATCTTCTGGCAATTCGTTGCCATCATGTTTACAATGCTTGGGTTCTTGTGGGGTTAA